From Pseudomonas sp. G.S.17, the proteins below share one genomic window:
- the purL gene encoding phosphoribosylformylglycinamidine synthase: MLTLRGAPALSAFRHSKLLEQLKQKVSAVSGLYAEFAHFAEIAGDLTGEEQEVLVRILKYGPSVPVQEPGGRLFLVLPRFGTISPWSSKASDIARNCGLAKIQRLERGITFYVEGQFSEAEAQVIAGCLHDRMTQMVLGSLQEAEGLFTHAQPKPLIAIDVLGGGRAALEKANVELGLALAEDEIDYLVTSFAGLGRNPHDIELMMFAQANSEHCRHKIFNASWDIDGESQEKSLFGMIKNTYVMHSEGVLSAYKDNASVIVGSVAGRFFPDPETRQYGAVQEPVHILMKVETHNHPTAIAPFPGASTGSGGEIRDEGATGRGAKPKAGLTGFTVSNLQIPGFEQPWEVPYGKPERIVTALDIMLEGPLGGAAFNNEFGRPALTGYFRTFEQSITTPHGDEVRGYHKPIMLAGGMGNIRAEHVQKAEITVGSKLIVLGGPAMLIGLGGGAASSMATGTSSADLDFASVQRENPEMERRCQEVIDRCWQLGDKNPISFIHDVGAGGLSNAFPELVNDGGRGGRFELRNVPNDEPGMAPLEIWSNESQERYVMAVGAEDFERFKAICERERCPFAVVGEATEEPQLTVTDSHFGNSPVDMPLEVLLGKAPRMHRSADREAELGDDFDPSTLDIEESVQRVLHHPAVASKSFLITIGDRSITGLVARDQMVGPWQVPVADCAVTATSFDVNTGEAMAMGERTPLALLDAPASGRMAIGETLTNIAASRIGKISDIKLSANWMSAAGHPGEDARLYDTVKAVGMELCPALGITIPVGKDSMSMKTRWSDEGAEKTVTSPMSLIVTGFAPVLDIRQTLTPELRMDKGITDLILIDLGRGQNRMGASILAQTHGKLGRIAPDVDDSEDLKAFFAVIQGLNADGHLLAYHDRSDGGLLVTALEMAFAGHCGLNLYLDGLAESASELPAILFNEELGAVIQVRQDATPDVLAQFSAAGLEDCVAVIGQPINNDEVAISFNGEPVFGGQRRLLQRQWAETSYQIQRLRDNAECADQEFDALLEEDNPGLSVKLGFDVNDDIAAPYIKTGVRPQVAVLREQGVNGQVEMAAAFDRAGFNAIDVHMSDILAGRVDLNDFKGMVACGGFSYGDVLGAGEGWAKSALFNARARDAFQGFFERQDSFTLGVCNGCQMLSNLHELIPGTEFWPHFVRNRSEQFEARVAMVQIQESASIFLQGMAGSRMPIAIAHGEGHAEFASDEALIAADVSGTVALRFVDNHGKVTEAYPANPNGSPRGIGGLTSRDGRVTIMMPHPERVFRAAQNSWRPEDWNEDGAWMRMFRNARVWVN, from the coding sequence ATGTTGACCCTGCGCGGTGCTCCTGCCCTTTCTGCCTTTCGCCACAGCAAATTACTTGAGCAACTGAAACAAAAAGTTTCGGCTGTCAGTGGCTTGTATGCTGAATTTGCCCACTTCGCCGAGATTGCTGGCGATCTGACTGGCGAGGAACAGGAAGTTCTCGTTCGCATCTTGAAATACGGCCCAAGCGTGCCGGTTCAAGAGCCAGGCGGCCGGTTGTTCCTGGTATTGCCTCGTTTCGGCACCATTTCACCCTGGTCGAGCAAGGCCAGCGATATTGCCCGTAACTGCGGTCTGGCGAAAATCCAGCGTCTGGAACGCGGCATCACCTTCTATGTAGAAGGCCAGTTCAGTGAAGCCGAGGCGCAAGTCATCGCCGGCTGCCTGCACGATCGCATGACGCAAATGGTGCTGGGCTCGTTGCAGGAAGCCGAAGGGCTGTTCACCCACGCCCAACCCAAGCCGCTGATCGCCATCGATGTACTGGGCGGTGGCCGTGCTGCGCTGGAGAAGGCCAACGTCGAGTTGGGCCTGGCGCTGGCGGAAGACGAAATCGATTATCTGGTCACCAGCTTTGCCGGTCTGGGGCGCAACCCGCACGACATCGAGCTGATGATGTTCGCTCAGGCGAACTCCGAACACTGCCGCCACAAGATCTTCAATGCCAGCTGGGACATTGATGGCGAGAGTCAGGAAAAAAGCCTGTTCGGCATGATCAAGAACACCTACGTCATGCACAGCGAAGGCGTGCTGTCGGCTTATAAAGACAACGCCTCGGTCATCGTTGGCAGCGTTGCCGGCCGTTTCTTCCCGGATCCGGAAACCCGCCAGTACGGCGCGGTGCAGGAGCCGGTGCATATCCTGATGAAGGTCGAGACCCACAACCACCCGACGGCGATTGCCCCGTTCCCTGGTGCATCTACCGGTTCCGGCGGCGAGATTCGCGACGAAGGCGCAACCGGACGCGGTGCCAAGCCCAAGGCTGGCCTAACCGGTTTCACCGTTTCCAACCTGCAGATCCCCGGTTTCGAACAACCTTGGGAAGTGCCGTACGGCAAGCCCGAGCGCATCGTAACCGCGCTGGACATCATGCTCGAAGGCCCGCTGGGTGGCGCGGCGTTCAACAATGAATTCGGTCGTCCGGCGCTGACCGGCTATTTCCGTACCTTCGAACAATCCATCACCACGCCGCATGGCGATGAAGTTCGCGGTTATCACAAGCCGATCATGCTGGCTGGCGGCATGGGTAACATCCGTGCCGAACACGTACAGAAAGCCGAGATCACTGTCGGCTCCAAGCTGATCGTGCTGGGCGGCCCGGCGATGTTGATCGGCCTGGGTGGCGGTGCAGCATCATCGATGGCCACCGGCACCAGCTCTGCGGATCTGGATTTCGCTTCGGTGCAGCGTGAAAACCCCGAGATGGAGCGTCGTTGCCAGGAAGTCATCGACCGTTGCTGGCAGCTGGGCGACAAGAACCCGATCAGCTTCATTCACGACGTCGGCGCGGGTGGTTTGTCCAACGCCTTCCCTGAACTGGTGAACGATGGCGGTCGAGGCGGTCGCTTCGAACTGCGCAACGTACCCAATGACGAGCCGGGCATGGCCCCGCTGGAAATCTGGAGCAACGAATCCCAGGAACGCTACGTGATGGCGGTGGGCGCGGAAGACTTCGAGCGCTTCAAGGCCATTTGCGAGCGTGAACGCTGCCCGTTCGCCGTCGTTGGTGAGGCCACTGAAGAGCCGCAACTGACCGTGACCGACAGCCATTTCGGCAACAGCCCGGTGGACATGCCGCTGGAAGTGCTGCTGGGCAAGGCGCCACGCATGCACCGTTCGGCTGACCGCGAAGCGGAGCTGGGCGATGACTTCGATCCGAGCACCCTCGATATCGAAGAAAGCGTGCAGCGCGTTCTGCATCACCCGGCCGTTGCCAGCAAAAGCTTCCTGATCACCATTGGTGACCGCAGCATCACCGGTCTGGTCGCTCGCGATCAGATGGTCGGTCCGTGGCAGGTTCCGGTTGCCGACTGCGCCGTGACCGCTACCAGCTTCGACGTCAATACCGGCGAAGCCATGGCCATGGGCGAGCGTACTCCGCTGGCACTGCTCGACGCTCCGGCGTCCGGGCGTATGGCGATTGGCGAGACGCTGACCAACATCGCGGCCTCGCGCATCGGCAAAATCTCCGACATCAAATTGTCCGCCAACTGGATGTCCGCTGCCGGTCACCCGGGTGAAGACGCGCGCCTGTACGACACCGTCAAGGCGGTCGGCATGGAGCTGTGTCCGGCGCTGGGCATCACCATTCCAGTGGGCAAGGACTCGATGTCCATGAAAACCCGCTGGAGCGATGAAGGCGCCGAGAAGACGGTCACTTCGCCAATGTCGTTGATCGTTACCGGCTTCGCGCCAGTGCTGGATATCCGCCAGACCCTGACGCCAGAGCTGCGCATGGACAAGGGCATTACCGACCTGATCCTGATCGATCTGGGCCGTGGCCAGAACCGCATGGGCGCTTCGATCCTGGCTCAAACACATGGCAAGCTCGGCCGTATCGCACCGGACGTTGATGACTCCGAAGACCTCAAGGCGTTCTTCGCGGTCATCCAGGGTCTGAATGCTGACGGTCACTTGCTGGCTTACCACGACCGTTCCGATGGTGGTTTGCTGGTTACTGCTCTGGAAATGGCCTTCGCCGGTCATTGCGGCTTGAACCTGTACCTGGACGGCCTGGCTGAATCCGCCAGCGAGCTGCCAGCAATCCTGTTCAACGAGGAGCTGGGTGCGGTCATCCAGGTTCGTCAGGACGCCACGCCGGACGTGCTTGCCCAGTTCAGTGCTGCTGGTCTTGAAGATTGCGTTGCGGTGATCGGTCAGCCAATCAACAACGACGAAGTCGCCATCAGCTTCAACGGCGAGCCGGTGTTCGGCGGCCAACGTCGCTTGCTGCAACGTCAATGGGCTGAAACCAGTTACCAGATCCAGCGTCTGCGTGATAACGCCGAATGCGCCGACCAAGAGTTCGATGCGCTGCTGGAAGAAGATAATCCGGGCCTGAGCGTCAAGCTGGGCTTCGACGTCAACGACGACATCGCCGCGCCGTACATCAAGACGGGTGTTCGCCCGCAAGTGGCGGTGCTGCGTGAGCAGGGCGTCAACGGTCAGGTGGAAATGGCGGCAGCGTTCGACCGTGCCGGGTTCAACGCCATTGACGTGCACATGAGCGATATTCTCGCCGGTCGCGTTGATCTCAATGACTTCAAGGGCATGGTTGCCTGCGGCGGCTTCTCGTACGGTGACGTGCTGGGTGCCGGTGAAGGCTGGGCCAAGTCGGCGTTGTTCAACGCCCGTGCCCGTGATGCTTTCCAGGGCTTCTTCGAACGTCAGGACAGCTTCACGCTGGGCGTGTGTAACGGTTGCCAGATGTTGTCCAACCTGCACGAACTGATTCCGGGCACCGAGTTCTGGCCGCATTTCGTGCGCAACCGCTCCGAGCAGTTCGAAGCGCGAGTGGCAATGGTGCAGATTCAGGAGTCGGCGTCGATCTTCCTGCAAGGCATGGCCGGTTCGCGCATGCCGATCGCCATTGCCCACGGTGAAGGTCACGCTGAGTTCGCCAGCGACGAAGCGCTGATCGCCGCTGATGTATCCGGCACCGTGGCCCTGCGTTTCGTCGACAACCACGGCAAGGTGACCGAAGCCTACCCGGCCAACCCGAACGGCTCGCCGCGCGGGATCGGTGGTCTCACCAGCCGCGACGGTCGCGTCACCATCATGATGCCGCACCCTGAGCGGGTATTCCGTGCCGCACAGAACTCGTGGCGTCCGGAAGACTGGAACGAAGACGGTGCGTGGATGCGTATGTTCCGCAATGCGCGGGTCTGGGTGAACTAA
- a CDS encoding YqfO family protein produces the protein MFKLAFFVPPSHVEAVKQAVFAAGGGRIGAYDSCAWQTLGQGQFRPLDGSKPFIGQSGVVESVEEWKVELVVADELIQQVVVALKQSHPYETPAYEVWRLEAF, from the coding sequence GTGTTCAAACTTGCCTTTTTTGTTCCGCCGAGCCATGTAGAGGCTGTCAAACAAGCCGTATTCGCCGCTGGAGGAGGGCGAATCGGGGCGTACGACAGCTGCGCATGGCAAACGCTGGGCCAGGGTCAGTTCCGCCCGTTGGATGGCAGCAAGCCATTTATCGGGCAGAGCGGCGTGGTCGAAAGCGTGGAGGAATGGAAGGTCGAGCTGGTCGTGGCTGACGAGCTGATTCAGCAGGTGGTGGTGGCTCTCAAGCAGAGCCATCCCTACGAAACGCCAGCCTACGAGGTTTGGCGGCTGGAGGCGTTCTGA
- a CDS encoding IS110 family transposase, with product MARKNQQKRLRIVHDDCAGIDIGSREHWVGVDPDRCDNPVRSFSTFTDDLLGLADWLESLSISVVAMEATGVYWIPLFEILDARGFDVYLVNSRATRQISGRKSDVLDCQWIWQLMSYGLLRGAFRPSDAICSMRSIVRQRANKVRDQAQTLNRMQKALSQMNIQLANVISNIAGVTGMKILRAIIEGERNPQKLAAFRDRRIKADHETIERSLRGNWRLEHLHALAQEVACYDFLEGQIAECDQAIRQVLEQLPTLNDKPQPSTKALRSPHRSSSEQAGLHQALWKIMGVDLTAIPTLGVDTALVLASEIGPDLSRFPTSGHFCSWLGLAPPTRISGGRQLPGSGPKVLNRAAQALKQAASNARNDKSFIGASHRSRLARMDTSCAIKATAHQLARLIYAMLTKGQPYVEQGMEAYEAKTQDRQMRALLRKARKLGLELVKAA from the coding sequence ATGGCGCGCAAGAACCAGCAGAAACGTTTACGAATTGTTCACGATGACTGTGCGGGCATCGATATTGGCAGTCGTGAGCATTGGGTTGGCGTCGACCCTGATCGATGCGATAACCCGGTGCGCAGTTTTTCCACCTTTACCGACGACTTGCTCGGTTTGGCCGACTGGCTCGAATCGCTAAGTATCAGCGTGGTCGCGATGGAGGCGACCGGGGTTTACTGGATTCCCCTGTTCGAAATTCTGGATGCCCGCGGATTCGACGTCTATCTGGTCAACTCCCGGGCCACACGCCAGATATCGGGCCGTAAATCTGACGTGCTGGATTGCCAGTGGATTTGGCAGCTCATGAGCTATGGCCTTCTGCGGGGGGCCTTCCGACCTTCGGACGCCATCTGCTCCATGCGTTCGATAGTGCGCCAGCGCGCCAATAAAGTTCGCGATCAGGCTCAAACGCTCAACCGTATGCAGAAGGCGTTGAGCCAGATGAATATCCAGCTCGCCAATGTGATCAGCAATATCGCGGGTGTGACGGGAATGAAAATCCTGCGCGCCATTATCGAGGGTGAGCGTAATCCACAAAAGCTGGCCGCTTTTCGAGATCGGCGCATCAAGGCTGATCACGAAACCATTGAGCGCAGTTTACGAGGCAACTGGCGCCTGGAACACCTGCATGCCCTGGCTCAGGAAGTGGCTTGCTACGACTTTCTTGAAGGGCAGATCGCTGAGTGCGACCAAGCGATCAGACAGGTGCTTGAACAATTGCCGACACTCAACGACAAGCCTCAGCCCTCGACCAAGGCGCTGCGCAGTCCGCATCGTTCTTCATCGGAGCAAGCCGGTTTGCATCAGGCTCTCTGGAAAATCATGGGAGTTGATCTGACGGCTATTCCGACCCTCGGCGTAGATACGGCCTTGGTGCTCGCCAGTGAGATCGGCCCTGACTTGTCACGTTTTCCGACATCGGGACACTTTTGTTCCTGGCTGGGTCTTGCGCCCCCGACCCGAATATCAGGCGGTAGACAGCTGCCCGGCAGTGGTCCCAAAGTCCTGAATCGAGCAGCCCAGGCGTTGAAGCAAGCCGCCTCCAATGCGCGCAATGACAAAAGCTTCATCGGTGCCAGCCATCGTTCGCGTTTGGCAAGGATGGACACCAGCTGTGCGATCAAGGCAACCGCCCACCAACTTGCCCGCTTGATCTACGCAATGCTGACCAAAGGCCAGCCTTACGTTGAACAAGGAATGGAGGCTTACGAAGCCAAGACCCAAGACAGGCAGATGCGGGCCTTGCTGCGCAAGGCCCGCAAGTTGGGATTGGAACTGGTGAAAGCTGCGTGA
- a CDS encoding L,D-transpeptidase family protein codes for MRWLLAVLCLSFVPLSQAAFTQTIVPKGSEQKIVGNKVINTENIADRKIEKVLVLKSARQLQLISAGEALKTYRISLGKQPKGTKLQEGDQRTPEGFYWLDWRKNSTNYNLSMHISYPNITDSARSRREGVNPGSMIMIHGTPVDEEYPEWYFHTLDWTNGCIAMKNNDMREVWDLVKDGTMIEIRP; via the coding sequence ATGCGTTGGTTGCTTGCTGTCTTGTGCTTGTCATTCGTTCCGCTGTCCCAGGCTGCGTTCACGCAAACCATCGTGCCCAAGGGCAGCGAGCAGAAAATCGTCGGCAACAAAGTGATCAACACCGAGAACATCGCCGATCGCAAGATCGAAAAGGTTCTGGTGCTCAAATCGGCGCGTCAGTTGCAGCTAATCAGTGCCGGCGAAGCGCTCAAGACTTATCGCATTTCCCTGGGCAAGCAACCCAAGGGCACCAAGTTGCAGGAAGGCGATCAACGCACGCCGGAAGGTTTCTACTGGCTCGACTGGCGCAAGAACAGCACCAACTACAACCTGTCGATGCACATTTCCTACCCGAACATCACCGACTCGGCTCGCTCGCGTCGCGAAGGGGTCAACCCCGGCAGCATGATCATGATCCACGGCACGCCTGTGGATGAAGAATATCCGGAATGGTATTTCCATACCCTGGACTGGACCAACGGCTGCATTGCCATGAAAAACAATGACATGCGCGAAGTGTGGGATCTGGTGAAGGACGGCACGATGATCGAGATCAGGCCGTAA
- a CDS encoding NUDIX hydrolase produces MKFCSQCGNPVIQRIPEGDSRPRYVCEHCHTIHYQNPNIVAGCLPLWDDKVLLCRRAIEPRLGFWTLPAGFMENGETIEQAARRETDEEACATLGDLHLYMLVDVPHINQVHVFYRAQMASPTFAAGIESLEVALFDEADIPWSELAFMTVRRTLECFFADRRQQIYPVRTDALPPSRPIQDT; encoded by the coding sequence ATGAAATTCTGCAGCCAGTGCGGTAACCCGGTCATACAACGTATTCCCGAAGGCGATAGCCGCCCGCGCTACGTGTGTGAACACTGCCACACCATTCATTATCAGAACCCGAATATCGTGGCGGGTTGCCTGCCCCTGTGGGACGACAAAGTCTTGCTGTGTCGGCGCGCCATCGAACCGCGCCTGGGTTTCTGGACCCTGCCCGCCGGCTTCATGGAGAACGGCGAAACCATCGAGCAAGCCGCGCGCCGCGAGACGGATGAAGAAGCCTGCGCGACCCTGGGCGATCTGCATCTGTACATGTTGGTGGATGTGCCGCATATCAATCAGGTCCACGTGTTCTATCGTGCGCAGATGGCGTCCCCGACATTCGCCGCTGGCATCGAGAGCCTGGAAGTGGCCTTGTTCGACGAAGCCGATATCCCATGGTCAGAGCTGGCTTTCATGACGGTCAGACGTACTCTAGAATGCTTCTTCGCCGACCGGCGCCAGCAGATTTACCCTGTGCGAACCGACGCGTTGCCGCCGTCGCGGCCTATACAGGACACTTAA
- a CDS encoding CoA pyrophosphatase yields the protein MLDELFRRVSSHTPSTLETDRRFPEAAVLLPITRSDEPELILTLRASGLSTHGGEVAFPGGRRDPEDVDLVFTALREAEEEIGLPPGLVEVIGPLSPLISKHGIKVTPYVGLIPDFVEYRPNDAEIAAVFSVPLEFFRQDTREHTHRIDYQGRSWYVPSYRYGEYKIWGLTAIMIVELINVLYDSKISLHQPPEHSVT from the coding sequence ATGCTGGACGAGCTATTTCGCCGTGTAAGCAGTCATACGCCGAGCACTCTTGAGACGGATCGACGTTTCCCCGAGGCTGCGGTGTTATTGCCCATTACTCGCAGTGACGAACCCGAGTTGATCCTGACCCTGCGTGCCAGCGGTCTGTCGACCCATGGTGGCGAAGTGGCTTTCCCCGGCGGGCGGCGGGATCCTGAGGACGTGGATCTGGTGTTCACTGCCTTGCGCGAGGCCGAGGAGGAAATAGGCTTGCCGCCCGGTCTGGTGGAAGTCATCGGTCCGCTCAGCCCGTTGATCTCCAAGCACGGCATCAAGGTCACGCCCTATGTAGGACTGATCCCCGATTTCGTTGAATACCGCCCCAATGACGCAGAGATTGCTGCTGTGTTCAGCGTGCCGCTGGAGTTTTTTCGGCAGGACACCCGGGAACATACGCACCGCATCGATTACCAGGGGCGCAGCTGGTACGTGCCAAGCTATCGTTACGGCGAGTATAAAATCTGGGGCCTGACCGCGATCATGATCGTCGAGCTGATCAATGTGCTGTATGACAGCAAAATCAGCCTGCATCAGCCACCCGAACATTCCGTGACCTGA
- a CDS encoding gamma carbonic anhydrase family protein, whose protein sequence is MKYRLGDARVETDPNSWVAPNAVLIGKVKLEAGASVWFNAVLRGDNELIHIGENSNVQDGTVMHTDMGSPLEIGKGVTIGHNVMLHGCSVGDYSLIGINSVILNGAKIGKYCLIGANSLIGEGKVIPDGSLVMGSPGKVVRELTDVQKKMLEASAAHYVSNARRYARDLQPQDD, encoded by the coding sequence ATGAAATACCGTCTGGGCGACGCCCGTGTCGAAACCGATCCGAACAGCTGGGTCGCACCCAATGCCGTGCTGATCGGCAAGGTCAAGCTTGAGGCGGGCGCCAGTGTCTGGTTCAACGCTGTGCTGCGTGGTGACAACGAGCTGATTCATATTGGCGAGAACAGCAACGTGCAGGACGGAACGGTCATGCACACCGACATGGGTTCACCGCTGGAAATCGGCAAAGGCGTGACCATTGGCCATAACGTCATGCTGCACGGTTGCAGCGTGGGGGACTACAGCCTGATCGGCATCAATTCGGTGATCCTCAACGGCGCGAAAATCGGCAAATACTGCCTGATCGGCGCCAATTCCCTGATAGGCGAAGGCAAGGTCATCCCCGACGGTTCCCTGGTAATGGGTTCGCCCGGCAAGGTGGTGCGCGAACTCACCGACGTCCAGAAAAAGATGCTTGAAGCCAGCGCTGCGCATTACGTCAGCAACGCCCGACGCTACGCTCGGGACCTGCAGCCGCAGGACGACTGA
- a CDS encoding DUF1289 domain-containing protein, which yields MQTERRVPSPCVSICALDDDDVCLGCQRTVKEITDWHALDNEQRRAVLVLCHERAEASGLVWSVPSPS from the coding sequence ATGCAAACCGAACGCCGCGTCCCGTCCCCTTGCGTGAGCATTTGCGCGCTGGACGACGATGATGTCTGCCTGGGTTGCCAGCGCACCGTCAAGGAAATCACCGACTGGCACGCCCTGGACAACGAGCAGCGCCGTGCGGTGCTGGTGTTGTGCCATGAGCGGGCGGAGGCGAGTGGGTTGGTTTGGTCGGTGCCGTCACCTTCCTGA
- a CDS encoding preQ0 transporter — MFFLITYIGSVVLINFAFSTAPHLDVIWSAWGGLVFVLRDMVQTRFGHGAIFAMLAALVLSYVTSDPTIALASATAFAVSECIDWLVFSITKRPLHDRLWLSSALSIPLDTFIFFGMIDAMTTPVIVTALASKFAGVTAVWLIMVWRARKNACPG; from the coding sequence ATGTTCTTCCTGATCACCTACATCGGCAGTGTCGTGCTGATCAACTTTGCGTTCTCTACCGCGCCGCATCTGGACGTCATCTGGTCGGCGTGGGGTGGATTGGTGTTTGTGCTGCGCGACATGGTGCAGACCCGCTTCGGCCATGGCGCGATCTTTGCCATGCTGGCGGCGTTGGTGTTGTCCTACGTGACCTCTGATCCCACCATTGCGCTGGCCAGCGCCACGGCGTTCGCAGTGTCCGAATGCATTGACTGGCTGGTCTTCAGTATCACCAAACGGCCGCTGCATGACCGGCTCTGGCTGAGCTCGGCGCTGAGCATCCCGCTGGACACCTTTATCTTCTTCGGCATGATCGACGCCATGACCACACCTGTCATCGTGACTGCGCTGGCCTCCAAGTTCGCCGGTGTCACGGCGGTGTGGTTGATCATGGTCTGGCGCGCGCGCAAGAACGCTTGTCCGGGCTGA
- the purT gene encoding formate-dependent phosphoribosylglycinamide formyltransferase, which translates to MTQIGTPLSPTATRVLLCGCGELGKEVVIELQRLGVEVIAVDRYANAPAMQVAHRSHVINMLDGAALRAVIEAEKPHFIVPEIEAIATATLVELESEGFTVIPTARAAQLTMNREGIRRLAAEELDLPTSPYHFADTFEDYRKAVEDLGFPCVVKPVMSSSGKGQSLLKTTDDVQKAWDYAQEGGRAGKGRVIIEGFIDFDYEITLLTVRHVGGTTFCAPVGHRQEKGDYQESWQPQVMSPIALAESERVAKAVTEALGGRGLFGVELFIKGDQVWFSEVSPRPHDTGLVTLISQDLSQFALHARAILGLPIPLIRQFGPSASAVILVEGKSTQTAFANLGQALSEPDTALRLFGKPEVDGQRRMGVALARDEFIEAARAKATRASRAVKVQL; encoded by the coding sequence ATGACTCAAATCGGAACTCCACTGTCGCCTACCGCGACCCGCGTTTTGCTCTGCGGTTGCGGCGAACTGGGCAAGGAAGTAGTGATCGAATTGCAACGCCTTGGCGTCGAAGTGATCGCAGTTGACCGCTATGCCAACGCGCCCGCCATGCAGGTCGCCCATCGCAGCCATGTGATCAACATGCTCGACGGTGCCGCGCTGCGTGCAGTCATCGAAGCCGAGAAGCCACATTTTATCGTGCCGGAAATCGAGGCCATCGCCACCGCGACGCTGGTGGAACTGGAGTCCGAAGGCTTCACCGTGATTCCGACCGCACGCGCCGCGCAGCTGACCATGAACCGCGAAGGCATTCGTCGTCTGGCCGCTGAAGAGCTGGACCTGCCGACTTCGCCCTATCACTTCGCCGACACCTTCGAAGACTATCGCAAGGCCGTGGAAGACCTGGGTTTCCCCTGTGTCGTCAAGCCGGTGATGAGTTCTTCGGGCAAAGGCCAGAGCCTGCTCAAGACCACCGACGACGTGCAGAAAGCCTGGGATTACGCCCAGGAGGGCGGTCGCGCCGGCAAAGGTCGGGTGATTATCGAAGGCTTCATCGATTTCGATTACGAAATCACCCTGCTGACCGTGCGTCACGTGGGCGGTACGACGTTCTGCGCGCCGGTTGGCCATCGTCAGGAGAAAGGCGACTATCAGGAATCCTGGCAGCCACAGGTCATGAGCCCGATAGCGCTGGCGGAATCCGAGCGCGTTGCCAAGGCCGTGACCGAAGCCTTGGGCGGTCGCGGGCTGTTTGGCGTCGAGCTGTTCATCAAAGGTGATCAGGTCTGGTTCAGCGAAGTCTCGCCGCGTCCACACGACACTGGCCTGGTAACCCTGATTTCGCAGGATCTGTCGCAATTCGCGCTGCACGCTCGCGCCATTCTTGGCCTGCCAATCCCGTTGATTCGTCAGTTCGGGCCATCGGCTTCAGCAGTGATTCTGGTTGAGGGCAAATCCACCCAGACGGCGTTCGCCAACCTGGGCCAGGCCCTGAGTGAACCAGATACGGCGCTGCGTCTGTTCGGCAAGCCGGAAGTCGATGGCCAGCGCCGCATGGGTGTGGCTCTGGCTCGCGATGAATTCATCGAAGCCGCCCGTGCCAAGGCGACGCGTGCTTCGCGGGCGGTTAAGGTTCAGTTGTAA
- a CDS encoding WbqC family protein, translating into MNNTLAIMQPYFFPYLGYFQLIAAAERGVIFDTAQYCRKTWMNRNRILDAKGGWQYINVPVSTTLGTSIQATTVIDHSAALQRILGQLEHYRGKAPFYQKVRDLIRNTFASVKDNGVGELNTQSLKTTCDYLDLPFSWKPHSAMDLQLPPIQHPGQWALEISSALEASRYINAPGGRAIFVASEWQQRGIELRFLDVSTFVYDTAPYEFIGNLSILDVLMWNPPGNVAAYIHENTRIAS; encoded by the coding sequence ATGAATAACACGCTAGCCATCATGCAACCTTATTTCTTCCCCTATCTGGGGTACTTTCAACTCATCGCGGCGGCGGAGCGCGGAGTGATCTTCGACACCGCGCAGTACTGCCGCAAGACCTGGATGAATCGCAACCGGATTCTTGATGCAAAAGGTGGCTGGCAATATATCAACGTGCCGGTGAGCACCACACTGGGCACGTCGATCCAGGCCACCACGGTGATTGATCACTCGGCCGCATTACAACGCATTCTCGGCCAGCTGGAGCACTATCGCGGCAAGGCGCCTTTCTATCAAAAAGTGCGCGACCTGATCAGAAACACATTTGCCTCGGTCAAGGACAATGGCGTCGGCGAACTGAACACGCAGTCGCTCAAAACCACCTGCGATTACCTCGACCTGCCTTTCAGCTGGAAGCCGCATTCGGCCATGGATCTGCAATTGCCACCCATTCAGCATCCAGGCCAATGGGCATTGGAAATCAGCAGCGCACTGGAGGCGAGCCGGTACATCAACGCGCCGGGTGGACGGGCGATATTCGTTGCCAGTGAGTGGCAGCAACGGGGGATAGAGTTGCGCTTTCTGGATGTGTCGACGTTTGTCTACGACACCGCGCCGTACGAATTCATCGGCAATCTATCGATTCTCGACGTACTGATGTGGAACCCGCCGGGCAACGTCGCTGCTTATATTCACGAAAACACGCGAATAGCCAGTTAA